The sequence below is a genomic window from Ipomoea triloba cultivar NCNSP0323 chromosome 2, ASM357664v1.
GGGATTCCATTTCTGCTCCAAAATCACTCTTGCTCTTATGCTTCTCTCTTTTTATAGTGAGCAGTGGAGTCTCTTGGGCTTGCTTGGAATCTTCTAATCTGTGCTTCTCTTCTGGCTTCCGTTCATCAATTCCTCTTACCTGGTAATGAAATACAAACTTGTTGATGTACACCCTATGAACAGATGTTCAATGTGTCATGATCAATACAAGTAGTACTAACCGCCTGTTTAGCAGCATTTGCTTGTTTGGTAGCTTCATTAAGTTTTGCTAGGGTCCTGTTTAATTCTTGTCTTAGTCTTATcaattcatcatcttcttccaccTGTAATATATGCATCACAGTAAGCGGAAACACAAGTCTAGTTagatatttcataatttttactCTCCTATTTCCTGATTGGAAACTTATATGAACTCACCCCTATGGCAGAGATGATGGAGCTCCCAGAAGTAGCATCTGAAATGACAGAATGTTCAAACTGTCCAAATGACACGTTGGAGGAGCAAGTCGTTGGCCCTGAAAGTTCAGTTTCAGCTTCAGAACAGAATGAGGTATCTCCACTATAACCACCCCGGAGATTTAGCTGGCTATGCTTGTCGTGCAGCATCTGTTGCGTAGTTTTTGCAGGGGAAGGATTCTTGTTGCCGAAGTGGTTGGTAGGTTTTGGGCCTCTTGGCGTTGCCTCTGGAGAACACATATTCCTGCTGCCAAGCTGCCTCAATAACGTCTGTGCGGTATTATTGTCAGTGATGCTCTTTGCAGAACTTGCACTGCTAATGCTGGACATGCTCTCCCATTCGCTCCTTGGTATAGATTCACTGCTGTAGCTGACGGTGCTGGCGGCAGATGGCGGCAGCAAAGGAGTCTTGCAGCCTTGAAAACCGTCCCATCGGTCACCGCCCATCCTCTCAACCCGCCCTTTCTGGCAGCCTCCATCAGAGGACTCCATAGAGCCTGCACTGGATCTCCGAGTCCCCTGGCTGAAAATGAAGCCAACCAGAGAACTGAATGACTGTGTTCTgttttaactaaaagtttaaactgacAGTGAAACTGCATATCTACCGGAGCTTTATTACCTACAGTAATCCCCAGAAAAATGGGTATCAGGTGAAGACAGACTTGACAGAGATGAATGGTGGCCGGACTTATTGCCCGAGGGAGGACGAGTAGCTGTTCTTATGTTGTGCACTCTCCCCTTGGAGGATACTACATACACCGAACAAAAATCAGGAACTGATTTTCCTAAGATGGTCGGGACATCAGGATTCTTAAACGCTCTGTCAGACACAACAACGTACGACCAATCAAGAATCCATTAGAATCCCCTTATCCAACACAGCTCTGAAACCTGCACAGGATCATTGAGCTGGAAATACCTTGCCAAAACGCCCCTGTTTGAAGCTCCCACCACGATGTTGGCAATGGAACACCCACATATATACTCAGACAGCAAGCTGGCAACGTCAACCCCAACCAAAATCACCTCTCTTGCTGCAACCTGCAGAACCCAAATAATCACATGCATCCACCAGCTTCAATTCGCATCTCCTTTCAAATACAAAGAGGACTTGGGGGCAAGCAACCTTAGCCAAGTTGGTAAGACTGCTGACTTAGTAactacaagatttcaagttcaactcccaATGGGAGCGGTTTTGAGTTTTGAccacctaggttggtttacttcATTGTGGTCGGTGGATTAGATCACAATGTGAGGTTTACTCCGTGCACAGGAGTGGTGCGGGTTTGTtacccaacaaaataaaatacccaacaaaataaaatataaagacgAGGACTTACCCCTCTTCGAGCACATAAACCACGGAAAGGAAGGAAAAACCTGTGCATTTCATGCGCTGTTGGGCACCGATCCGCTAAAGAAACAATCTTTTGTTAATTGATTTGATGAATGTTTGGTTTCTGTAGCAGCAAAGgtgaaaaaaatcaaagaaatacaCGTACGTGAGTGCATGCTCTGTTGGAGGAAGACATGGACGAGGATAATGGTGCGGGATTTGATGGTCAGGTTTTCCACTGCCCATTTCACGGCCTGTTGGCTGTTCTTATCTTTGTCTATGGCCACGGCGGTAATGCTGCCGATTTCTTGATGACCCATGACGATACTATTCCTTTGCCGCGCCGTGaaaatgtgtgtgtatatatatataatctatatatacatatatgatatatatatatatatataaagaatggATCTTTACCTACCTCCGGCCTTCAAATATGGATGTTGGCTGTGGTGTTTGGCCGGAAGGTTGGTGTACACGGCGGTGCCACTGCCGGACCACCTGTATAGCACAGCTACGCAGGATGCATACCCGCCTGGAGGGGATGAAGCAAAGGTTAGTTATTTGCCATAAATATTGAAGGTGGTTGTTTGACTTTTGACTATGGTCGTTACATTGCTCCCAATTTCACATTCCTTAATTTTCTCGGGTTTTTATTTGGGCCAACCTAACCCGACTCCATCCCAATTCTCAAGCATGCATGCCCATCATATCCATAGATCATAGATTCATAGTTACTACTCGTTGAAGGCAAATTATACTTTGTAGTTTGTACCAAATAAATGTTCattgttaatatattaaatgtatattatttttatattaaaggtTTATTACTtgtagtgtgtgtgtatatatatatatatatatatatatatatatatataaaagggagGGTTCAAGTAAAAACACCTCTCTTTTAAAAAGTGTAAACACATTCACACAGTTCATCTATAGAAATCAaagattaaaattttatcattacTAAATTTTATAAGTTGTAATAACTAAAAAGGAACACCACTCTTAAAAgttgattacttcttttttttttgaagataaagtTGATtacttttctataattataaaattgaacttgtagtttttttttttttaccgaatttttcaataattgatgAACTCTGATAGATAGATGAGATCACTCCTCGCTTTTTATTAGATGATCCTagctattcttttatatatatatatattatttatttatttattggggatggggtggggtggggtagGGAGGGAAGGGGTAACCCCGTCCCCATTCTTGTTCTCCAAAAAATTTTTCCTTCCCCATCCCCATTGGAGTGGGGATCTGTTGTGACGAAAAAAATCATCATTCCTAAGTAGTTCTTGTATATAGTCCGTGAAGATGTCGTTTAGCTAACGTCTAGTCTTACTTTTGAACTTGATTTAAACCAATGACACCTAATGAGTCATTGGTCAAACATGCAATCCCCCATATACAAGTGTATACAATGGTTTGGTTGTCTAAAATGTCTTATTAGCTAAGTAGGCTCTTTCTCTATAAATAGGCCAAAGAGGCAATTCCCCACTCGACCAACCTTCTTCACTGTCCAAATCTCATTGGCCATGGGAGACCATCTCAAACACCCCTAAATAACGTGGCACTCTTTTAGGGTTTCACATGTATATTTTAtcacttttttaattttgaattcatACTCCATATCCCAAGTGTGATTAAGCCATCTAACCAATTCTTACACGTTAGCCTATTTTAATAATGTGAACAAGAAAATTATAAGTCAAATGACAAATCATCGGATTTTTCAACTACCTCCCACTTTCTAGTATTACACACATGCATCTATTTCCCTAGAGAACTTCATTATCATCCTTGatcttccaaaaaataaaattattcaaataccATAAAATTCTTTAATCATAATCACATAACTTAATGTAAcgtattttcaaaaattaaaaaaatgtgagaATAATATAGTAAACAatttcatataatataaaaaaaaatttaataattgcGTTATTACAGGTAAGATTTGAATGAATGTTTGTGTTCTTTTTATTAGGCGGCGGCGCGGCGTGCCAATGTTGAAGATGTAGGTCAACATGCGACTAGCCTGTCTATTGTTAGGTAAGTTGAGGTGGCCTTTATTAGGCGGCGGTGCGGCGTGCCAATGTTGAAGATGTAGGTCAACATGCGACTAGCCTGTCTATTGTTAGGTAAGTTGAGGTGGCCGAAAGAATTCCTAACTAACTTGTTGGATTGGGAGTCTTGTTTGGATTTTTAGACCAGTGTGGTTATCATATAACTCCATCAATTatagatgattttttttgtttttttttttttttgtgtagcGACTAATCTGGATTCAACTTTTTAACATGTCACACGAATGCAAATGTTGATTCTTCAGTCATAAAAAAGTGACTATGTGAGTTGAACATAATTCACGTATATgacaataacaaattaaatttttgttaatattcttTTGGTCAAACATGTCGCGAAACACCCAAAATGTTTGACAATATATGGTTCTTTATTTTGGGTAAGGAAGAATAATAGGTGATGGGTTttcaaaaaagaataataagtGATGGAATATACTTGCATTAGTACTATGCATAACCTTTGTGATTGGATCAAGGCACATGATTATTGAGGAGCCAAGTAAAATAATGAGTACATTTTTTAGGTAACGGCTGGCCTGCCAAGCATGGACACGTGGTCTTCTTGAAGTTTGTCTCATGGAAAGTCCATGATTTTAATGTAAAGAAATTAGAGTAACCTAATAAAAAGCCATTCTTTCTTTCTAcccttcttctcttttttaagataaaaatggaatttttattaaaattaaaaaaaacaaatattaatagTGATGGCAAGAAGAAGAAGGCACTGTGGTGCCAAAGCATTTTTCTGTGTCCAGAGCATTGATTGGAGTTAGATAATTGAATGCATACGTGTCACTTCCATGTACCCAATAGTAAAAAGCTTTTCCACAAACATCTCTTTCTCTTTCCTCCTTCAAGACAAGACTCCCAGGCACAGAAAAGAAGaggcaaaataaaattttgtaaggGAAAAAATATCCAAAGGGAAAAGAAAGAGGGCATTGCTGCCCATACTTGGTGAGCTATCAGCAATTTGGGGTTTCTATGTTGGTGAGCATCTGTCAACTGTTAATCTAATTCATTGCAAACTACTGTAaatttcttgattttatttttatttttgttggatTAGAAATACCATGTGActttcttgtatttctttttccttttttgtaaattttgtagCTCAATATTCTTGGGGATTTTTTGGGGGGTGGGGTTGGATCTTTGTTGTGGAGGGAGgaacaaaaattaaagaaatactgtataaattaaattaagaaaacCCATATTTCAAGAAGAGGTTGAGAAGTGTTGCCTTAGATCCATGAAACCCAAGTTCCATGTGGCAAAAAGGCACCATCTTTTTAGGGTTTTCCTTGTGATTCTTGGGGTTCGGGGTAGGAGGGTTGttgattttcattttctctcCTAGGTTAGGTTCTTTTTCATGATCTCTTTTTCTCAGCCCCTTCTTGAAATTTATGGATAAGGCTTTGATTTTGTCCTTTTCTACTTGTTTCCCTCTATTTAAGGGTTGGTGGTAGGGATGGGATTTGGTATGCTTGGTTTGATTATCCTCTAGAAGGGAATTGGATTTTACTAGTTCAAGGTATTAGAGAGAACCCAAACTCTGCTTTGTCTTCAATTGTGTTATAAACAAGTTTAGATCCATTTACATCACTAGATCACCTCACTCATTTTTTCCTTTGTGttctttcctctttttttttggcTTATTTCTAGCTCTGTCCACCTTTAGTTTGCTCTTGTCAATCTTCAAATCTTCAGGAGGCTGTTGACTGAGGCCTTGTTGCTGATTTGCTGTATTTTCCTCATCATCCTTGCATTCCCACTTCACATCTTGCTTTTTATTGTACTAACCGGTGATAAGACGGGGACGGGATCAATGTTTAGGCAGAAGAAGTTGAGAAAGCTCAGGTGTGATTGACTTCTGGCTTTGCTAGATTTTTCATTTATATTGTGCTGTTAATTGCCAAAAGTGGGAATTAATGGAAGAGATGTCTCCAGCTGTTGCCGTTACCCTTAGCTTAAGTAACACGATTGTTGATAGCCCTGTAATGTCGAACCATGTGGAAATTACTAGGCTGAAACTAGTGACTGATGCTGCGAGTTTGCTTGCAGAGCCAGCATCGATATTGCATGCTGACTCCAATTCTAGTTGGGAGGGAAGTTGCAATACCGTGAAAGTTGATGTCAATATAGGTTCCTTGTTTGCATCGGGAGAGGTAGGAGGATCTGATCTCTCAGAGTCTGTGCTGAAAATTGGCAATGGTCTGACTGTTAGTGATGCCATGATTCAGGAAAATGAGTATGATGAGATTTTGTCGGTTGGGGAGGAGCCTAATGAGATTAACGGGGAGGAGTTGCTTCCTCTTGGCGCTACCTCGGAAATAAGTTTGCCCATTGCTGTCGAAATTGAAGGCATTGATAACGGGCAAATAGTTGCTAAGGTTATAAGTTTGGAGGAAAGAAGTTTCGAGAGGAAGGTGATTAACAATCTATCCTCCTTAGCGGCCTGCTCAAATGAAGGAATTTCATCCGGTCCTACAATTAAAGCATCGGTTGTGGCTCTTCCATTGCCTAGCGAGAAGGATCCTGTGAAAGGAGGCGTGAAGAGTGTTTTTGAATTGGATTGTGTACCACTCTGGGGTTCGGTGTCTATCTGTGGAAAGAGGCCGGAAATGGAAGATTCAGTGATGGCAGCCCCACACTTTATGAAAATTCCGATTAAGATGTTTGTTGGTGATCGTGTGCTGGATGGACTCGGGCAAACGTTGAGTCACCTAACTTCTCATTTTTTTGGAGTATATGATGGTCATGGAGGATCCCAGGTATGCCTCGTttgttatattgtttttatttaaagaaaaagagaatCGTGCATGCTTCAATAAAAGCAATTTGACATGAAGTCCTTAGTCGCTTAAATGATCTACATATGAAAACTCGTTGGGAAGAAATATCCATTCAAACTTCCTATGGACTCATctaacgagagagagagagagatgtttGATGCGTTTTTTGAAATGTCATATATTGTGTGTAACTGCACGGATAGTTTATGGTTTAAACagcatttcaaaaaatattcaaCTCTTCAAGTTTTTATGGCTTGGGAGCATTTGTCTTGCAGGTTGCCAACTACTGTCGTGAACGAATCCATCTGGCTTTAGCCGAGGAGTTGGAAATGCCCAAAGATTATTCAATAAGCGGTAATACAAGCTGCTTGGACACTCGGCAATTGTTGTGGGAGAAAGTCTTTAGAAACTGCTTTCTGAAGGTCGATGATGAAGTTGGAGGAAAAGTGGAGAGAGGCGGCCCGGGAGATGATGTGAGTGCCTCTGCTTGCACATCCGACCCTATTGCCCCTGAAACCGTAGGATCTACAGCTGTGGTTGCAGTGATTTCTTCGTCCCATATTGTCGTTGCAAACTGTGGGGATTCAAGAGCTGTGCTTTATCGTGGGAAAGAAGCTATGGCTTTGTCAATTGATCACAAAGTACGGCATATTGTTAACTGCTAATCTTTCACATTATCGTTCTTCACCAGCAGGGTTTTTAGAGAAAACGCATCTTATTTCTTCCTTTCATTGATATGATTTTTCTCAGCCTAATCGAGAAGATGAGTATGCACGAATTGAAGCATCCGGTGGCAGGGTCATACAGTGGAATGGACATCGCGTTTTTGGTGTCCTCGCAATGTCAAGGTCCATTGGTAAGTAGACATTTAAGACAATAAGAATCTTAATACTATATGCTTCTCGGCCTGACCACCTCGGTTTTCCTCAGGCGACAGGTACCTGAAACCATGGATTATACCAGAACCAGAAGTCATGTTTATTCCCCGAGCTAGAGAAGACGAATGCCTAGTCTTGGCTAGCGACGGGTTGTGGGATGTCATGACAAACGAGGAAGCGTGTGAGGCAGCCCGAAAAAAGATTCTGATTTGGCACAAAAAGAACGGTTCAAACCATTTCGACAGGGGCACGGGAGTTGATCCTGCTGCACAAGCTGCAGCAGAGTACCTATCCATGCTTGCTCTCCAGAAAGGAAGCAGAGACAACATCTCCATTATTGTAGTGGACTTGAAAGCTCAAAGGAAGTTCAAGACCAAATCATAAAGACTTAAAGTAACACTCTGGCTCACCATTATTCAGCCCTAATACAATTCATGTAAGGCATGAATTTACACTGTCattattacatataattttGGTCCATTCATTTTTCATATGGGCTTAAAGTGTGTGTAGGGGAATAGTGCTTAGTATGTATTCATAGAAAACAGTTTAACAGATGACCCTTTTCCTAATTTTTGCTTTTCATACACTGGCAATATGTTTATGTAAATCTAGTTGTGTTGTAGAAACAGTGAGCTGTAAAATCTCTTGAATTTAGCCCATGAATGTTCTTGCATCTAGCAACCAAAGTTCAGGAATGTTGCAGAGTTGTGATTTCAGATTGTTATTACTGCATCTCTCTGTACAGATGAATGAATCTTCTTTTATTTTCGGTGTCGAGGGAAAAACCCAACTACTAACCGAAGGTATGCACGAGACAAATtctgccttgtgaccctaaccagcaaaggaccacaaagaggtaaatcagcctagattACCCGTTGTCAATAGCTGAcctgctcaaatcaagaaggccaataggctaCTTTTATTGaaagtcaaac
It includes:
- the LOC116010477 gene encoding U-box domain-containing protein 52-like, which encodes MGHQEIGSITAVAIDKDKNSQQAVKWAVENLTIKSRTIILVHVFLQQSMHSPDRCPTAHEMHRFFLPFRGLCARRGVAAREVILVGVDVASLLSEYICGCSIANIVVGASNRGVLARAFKNPDVPTILGKSVPDFCSVYVVSSKGRVHNIRTATRPPSGNKSGHHSSLSSLSSPDTHFSGDYCSQGTRRSSAGSMESSDGGCQKGRVERMGGDRWDGFQGCKTPLLPPSAASTVSYSSESIPRSEWESMSSISSASSAKSITDNNTAQTLLRQLGSRNMCSPEATPRGPKPTNHFGNKNPSPAKTTQQMLHDKHSQLNLRGGYSGDTSFCSEAETELSGPTTCSSNVSFGQFEHSVISDATSGSSIISAIGVEEDDELIRLRQELNRTLAKLNEATKQANAAKQAVRGIDERKPEEKHRLEDSKQAQETPLLTIKREKHKSKSDFGAEMESQKKKDTEFKRQQEGVDTLEHKFQYRRYTIEEIEVATNYFADSGKIGEGGYGPVFRAFMDCMDVAIKALRPDIPQGHKQFQQEIEILSSLRHPNMVLLMGACHEYGCLVYEYMDNGSLDDRLYCKNNTPPIPWNIRFKIAAEIATALHFLHKTKPAPIVHRDIKPANILLDRNYVSKIADVGLARLVPPSVADCVTQYQMTAAAGTFCYIDPEYQQTGKLSTKSDVYSLGVLLLQIITARPPIGLAHHVKMAMEGGNFADILDPAVNDWPVQDALSYAKLAVQCCELKGSDRPDLGSVILPELERLRDLKIFQKPYQ
- the LOC116010221 gene encoding protein phosphatase 2C 16 isoform X4 — translated: MLENEYDEILSVGEEPNEINGEELLPLGATSEISLPIAVEIEGIDNGQIVAKVISLEERSFERKVINNLSSLAACSNEGISSGPTIKASVVALPLPSEKDPVKGGVKSVFELDCVPLWGSVSICGKRPEMEDSVMAAPHFMKIPIKMFVGDRVLDGLGQTLSHLTSHFFGVYDGHGGSQVANYCRERIHLALAEELEMPKDYSISGNTSCLDTRQLLWEKVFRNCFLKVDDEVGGKVERGGPGDDVSASACTSDPIAPETVGSTAVVAVISSSHIVVANCGDSRAVLYRGKEAMALSIDHKPNREDEYARIEASGGRVIQWNGHRVFGVLAMSRSIGDRYLKPWIIPEPEVMFIPRAREDECLVLASDGLWDVMTNEEACEAARKKILIWHKKNGSNHFDRGTGVDPAAQAAAEYLSMLALQKGSRDNISIIVVDLKAQRKFKTKS
- the LOC116010221 gene encoding protein phosphatase 2C 16 isoform X1, translating into MEEMSPAVAVTLSLSNTIVDSPVMSNHVEITRLKLVTDAASLLAEPASILHADSNSSWEGSCNTVKVDVNIGSLFASGEVGGSDLSESVLKIGNGLTVSDAMIQENEYDEILSVGEEPNEINGEELLPLGATSEISLPIAVEIEGIDNGQIVAKVISLEERSFERKVINNLSSLAACSNEGISSGPTIKASVVALPLPSEKDPVKGGVKSVFELDCVPLWGSVSICGKRPEMEDSVMAAPHFMKIPIKMFVGDRVLDGLGQTLSHLTSHFFGVYDGHGGSQVANYCRERIHLALAEELEMPKDYSISGNTSCLDTRQLLWEKVFRNCFLKVDDEVGGKVERGGPGDDVSASACTSDPIAPETVGSTAVVAVISSSHIVVANCGDSRAVLYRGKEAMALSIDHKPNREDEYARIEASGGRVIQWNGHRVFGVLAMSRSIGDRYLKPWIIPEPEVMFIPRAREDECLVLASDGLWDVMTNEEACEAARKKILIWHKKNGSNHFDRGTGVDPAAQAAAEYLSMLALQKGSRDNISIIVVDLKAQRKFKTKS
- the LOC116010221 gene encoding protein phosphatase 2C 16 isoform X2 — translated: MEEMSPAVAVTLSLSNTIVDSPVMSNHVEITRLKLVTDAASLLAEPASILHADSNSSWEGSCNTVKVDVNIGSLFASGEENEYDEILSVGEEPNEINGEELLPLGATSEISLPIAVEIEGIDNGQIVAKVISLEERSFERKVINNLSSLAACSNEGISSGPTIKASVVALPLPSEKDPVKGGVKSVFELDCVPLWGSVSICGKRPEMEDSVMAAPHFMKIPIKMFVGDRVLDGLGQTLSHLTSHFFGVYDGHGGSQVANYCRERIHLALAEELEMPKDYSISGNTSCLDTRQLLWEKVFRNCFLKVDDEVGGKVERGGPGDDVSASACTSDPIAPETVGSTAVVAVISSSHIVVANCGDSRAVLYRGKEAMALSIDHKPNREDEYARIEASGGRVIQWNGHRVFGVLAMSRSIGDRYLKPWIIPEPEVMFIPRAREDECLVLASDGLWDVMTNEEACEAARKKILIWHKKNGSNHFDRGTGVDPAAQAAAEYLSMLALQKGSRDNISIIVVDLKAQRKFKTKS
- the LOC116010221 gene encoding protein phosphatase 2C 16 isoform X3; translated protein: MIQENEYDEILSVGEEPNEINGEELLPLGATSEISLPIAVEIEGIDNGQIVAKVISLEERSFERKVINNLSSLAACSNEGISSGPTIKASVVALPLPSEKDPVKGGVKSVFELDCVPLWGSVSICGKRPEMEDSVMAAPHFMKIPIKMFVGDRVLDGLGQTLSHLTSHFFGVYDGHGGSQVANYCRERIHLALAEELEMPKDYSISGNTSCLDTRQLLWEKVFRNCFLKVDDEVGGKVERGGPGDDVSASACTSDPIAPETVGSTAVVAVISSSHIVVANCGDSRAVLYRGKEAMALSIDHKPNREDEYARIEASGGRVIQWNGHRVFGVLAMSRSIGDRYLKPWIIPEPEVMFIPRAREDECLVLASDGLWDVMTNEEACEAARKKILIWHKKNGSNHFDRGTGVDPAAQAAAEYLSMLALQKGSRDNISIIVVDLKAQRKFKTKS